In Qingrenia yutianensis, the genomic stretch CGGTTTTAAGCGACGCAAGATTTTTATATGAATTTTTCATCACCGCTCTGCAAACGGTGGGATTTAGCAGAGTTTCGGGGAAATTCGGATAAATTTTCGTTATAACCGACGATATATCGTCCGCGCCCGTGGGATAGTTTACAACCGTGAGAATAAGCGCGTCGCAAACTGCCGTGTCAAAATCGTCAAGCGACGCATAAGGCGCGAGCGATGTTATTTTCGCAGCGAAATTTTGTTTAACGGTGTCTGTTATGTATTTTTCAGCATAAACATCTTTGAGCGGAGATTTATTCAACACGTCAATATTGCCGATGTTTTCGTCAACCGACGTAAATTTTCCCTCGGCAAAGCTCTGCGCGAGCATTGCCTTTTTGTAAACATTCGCACACGCGGTTTTGTTGTTTATATCGTACGGCGCGCCCTGAATGATGTATTTTACCGCACTGCCTATTGAAACAAGGCTGTCATAGTCGCTCGAAAATTCAAGTTTTACGCGGTTATTATTTATATATTCGGTAATTTTTGCATTGTCACCGCTTTCGATAACCTCGTTAAGCCCCTGCAAAGCCGTTTTGTTGTCGATAGGTTTTGCATACGGAAAATAACCGTCATATACTTTTTCTCTCTCCTGATAAACCGAAAGTCTGTATTCTCCCGTTTCGTAACCGTTCATATCAACAGGCACGCTGAATGTCAAATCTTTTTCGGGCATAAACTGATTTGCATAGATAACTGCGCCGGGCAGAGCGTTCTCTGCGTCCGACGGCAATTTATCAAGCCCGAAAATACATACGGAAACCTTTTTGTCCGCACAGAGAGCCGTGCCGTTTATATGCGAAATACTGCTGTCGTCAAAAACGTCTATATGCGCGGCGGCAAAAGCCGTTTGCGATATGCCGAAAATGCAAACGGCGCCAAAAATCAGACGTCCGATTTTGTTCATTTCTATTCCTCCCAAAAATAAGCGTCAGGGGCTGTCTTTTTTGTGATAGGCAGCCCCTTTCGGCTTGATATGTTTAAATTATTTTGAAAATTCCTCCGCAAGCGGATAAAGTGTTGTAAAGTCTTCCCAAACGAAAACTTTTTGTGTCTGTGCATTTGTAAGTTCGGGCTTTTTCACCATTGTATATGTTTTGCTTGTGCCCTTGCCAGCGGTGATTTCCTCATAAACCACGCCTGTAAGAAGTCCGTCGGCTTTATATCCCGCGTGGATAATGTAAACCGTTTTGTCGGCGCTTGTGGTGTTCTGAATATACACACTTCCGAAACCGTCCGCCGTAATGCTCGGCTGATTTACGGCGAACACACCGTCGCCTGTTGTGAATGTGCCGTAGTCCGCACCGTTTACTGTAAGAGTATAAGTTTTGTTGCTCTCGAGCGCGTCGGACGAAAAGTCGAACGTATATGCTCCGTTCTCCTCCGATGCCGATTTTCCGCCGAGCGAAACACCGCTTGTAACATAATCTTTTGTAAACTCAAACTTAATTTTCTTTGCGTTGGTCGGAATTTTTCCGTCCGCACCAATTTTCATTTCCTTGTTTTCGCCGCTTAAAACAGTGGTTTTAATAAGACCCTCGCCGCCCGTCTTAAAAAGGCTTGTGTCAATCGCATTTTCCGCGATATCCGAAATTTTTGTTTTGTCGTTTAATTCTATCACATATTCGCCGTCCGACGCAAGATTTCCTATTGTAAATTTTCCGTTTTCGGATGCATATGTGAAATCCGTCACCGCCGTTCCGTTTAAATGAAGCTTATCGGAGGAAGTGTATTTTGTAACGGTAAAGTCGCTTTTTGCCGCGCTGTTTGTATACTGCGGTGCTGCTGCGCTCACGGGCGCGTCCTGCGCAAAGTTAACGCTCGATTTAATTTCTGCCGTTGCGGTACCGCTTGTGAGCGGCAGCACATCATCAGCCGTAATACCGTTTACCGTGGTAACGGTGATGTTATTTATAATCAAACCGCCGTCCTTAAAGAGTCTGCCCTGGAACTTCAAAACGGGGTTTTGACCGAGAACATCTTCGGTAACGTCAACCGAATATGCAGGAATTACACTGCCATCCGTTTTGTATAAACGTCTGTCGTCGGCAAACTGCGTATAGTATATTTTGCCCTCGTCGCTTTTGTATTCAAAAAGTCCGCGCAAGGTAACCTTGTCGCCTTTTTTTACAGTGTTCGCTTTGCCTTTTGCATCGGTTACTTTAACTCGTCCGCCGTCGGCACTTCTGCCGTAAACACCGTAGTGCTGAATACCTGTTATATATCCTATATTTTTACTTCCGAGATACATATTCGGCAAAAACAGCTGGCCTACATCGCCTATCCACGTCATATCCTGATTATACGTAATATCAACCGAAACAAGCATTGCGCCCTTTGTAAAATCGAATGTATCGTTAAATTTATAAGAAACGTTTCCTAAACCCGTCGTTCTGTTGCTTGCATAAAGCAAGCCGTCCGACTGTTTTGTTAATGTAACATTGGCTGCATCACCGTTTGTAAATTTTGCAGTGTCTAAATCCGCACATTCCGCCATTGCAAACTCTCTTGCCGGTTTTTCGCCCGTTGTGATGTATGTTTTTACAACATCGCCGACGGTGATTGTGTATTCCGTGCCTGTTGCAAGGTTGTTTTCACCCAAGTCTATTGTGTAAACGTTGTCAAGTTTTTGAGATGCTATGCTTATTCCGTCACCCTCGATTTTTACACCGTCCGCCCCTATAGTTTCGGCGTCTTTATACGACAGTGTAAATTCAAGTTTCTTGGTTGCGGACGGAAGTTTGCCGTTATCGAGCGTAACATACGCGCCGACCGCGTCATAAAGATGCGTTTCTCTTACGGGAGTTGTCGTTCCGCTGTGCAAAAGTCCGTACGGATTTTCAACAGTTTTGCCCGAAAAGCTTTTTACCGCGTCGGGATTTGTAAGTTTAAAAATAAAGAAATCCGTTGTTGCACTCTGTTCAAGCCAGTTTCTCAATACTATCGAGCCGGGATAGTTTTCTGTGTTCTTTGTTGTAACCGGTTTTCCGTTTAAAAGGAGCTTATCGTCAGCCGTATATCTTGTAAGGGCGTAATCGTCAGCCGTTGTTGTGTTGACCGATTTCTGATATGTAAAAGTTTTGTCGTAATTTGCATCGTCAACAATGTTCAAAGTTGCGGTTTTATTAGAAATATATGCGCCGTTATCAAGCGAAATATTGCCCTCCTGACGTAT encodes the following:
- a CDS encoding S-layer homology domain-containing protein yields the protein MNKIGRLIFGAVCIFGISQTAFAAAHIDVFDDSSISHINGTALCADKKVSVCIFGLDKLPSDAENALPGAVIYANQFMPEKDLTFSVPVDMNGYETGEYRLSVYQEREKVYDGYFPYAKPIDNKTALQGLNEVIESGDNAKITEYINNNRVKLEFSSDYDSLVSIGSAVKYIIQGAPYDINNKTACANVYKKAMLAQSFAEGKFTSVDENIGNIDVLNKSPLKDVYAEKYITDTVKQNFAAKITSLAPYASLDDFDTAVCDALILTVVNYPTGADDISSVITKIYPNFPETLLNPTVCRAVMKNSYKNLASLKTAMENVPQAGESSPSKGSGSKGGGGTPSGAVSNSVPSNSASGKDEKTETYFDDMDGAEWAKTSVDALVKKGIIAGRGNNKFAPNESITREEFVKLCVVLFKLPADSISDNAFNDVTEDMWCYPYIKTAYGAKIINGISSDEFGVGRNVTRQDAMVILNECIKNYNLTYGEGEKFADDADISDYAKSAVENMRALGIISGYTDGTFCPKNSITRAEAAKILFEADERIDEI